The following are encoded together in the Plasmodium knowlesi strain H genome assembly, chromosome: 8 genome:
- a CDS encoding protein kinase, putative, with protein MGILYSSNEEHTKYFHHGYLMNTNIRVQEDLELYSCKFLRKGENRIVRKLRREVLYGATFDYLCKLRMLTYDTKRSMPPYLLKVYNMYEDANSVHVVMESCTGGFLTDHLLNGNIISERLLAEWFSQIIMAMSFLEEQNIYHGNLNGYCIYLKDQKRDEVRVSLLSKNKKYDNIDNKGDLYGLFFIRSLQEIKKLSHDKNNTWYIGLLLYFMLTGSFPFLSKDALQTYSKIAHEEISLADLKTQYRKLESPIFDFIKQCLEKDYDMRPSLRQLAQHPWIRDRDHLPHYNIVEEKTRREARELIYFLENRVLKTDEDYEQDEMNKSW; from the exons ATGGGAATCCTCTATTCTTCGAACGAAGAGCATACCAAGTATTTCCACCATGGCTACCTGATGAACACTAACATAAGGGTCCAGGAGGACTTGGAGTTGTATTCATGCAAGTTCTTGCGCAAGGGGGAGAACAGAATCGTCCGCAAGCTACGTAGGGAAGTGTTGTACGGAGCAACCTTCGACTACCTGTGCAAGCTCAGGATGCTCACCTATGACACCAAGAGAAGCATGCCGCCCTACTTGCTTAAGGTTTACAACATGTACGAGGACGCGAACAGTGTGCACGTCGTGATGGAGAGTTGCAC CGGAGGATTCCTGACGGACCATCTCCTGAACGGCAATATCATCAGCGAGCGCCTCCTGGCGGAGTGGTTCTCCCAAATAATAATGGCCATGTCCTTCTTGGAGGAACAAAATATTTACCACGGAAATCTTAATGGCTACTGTATCTATTTGAAGGACCAGAAAAGAGACGAAGTGAGAGTGAGTCTCttaagcaaaaataaaaaatacgaCAACATAGACAACAAAGGAGATTTGTATGGATTATTTTTCATCAGATCTCTACAGGAAATCAAAAAATTAAGTCACGACAAGAATAATACGTGGTACATTGGTCTCCTTCTCTACTTTATGTTGACCGGTTCGTTTCCATTCCTTAGCAAAGACGCTTTGCAAACATATTCAAAAATTGCACACGAAGAAATTTCCTTGGCCGATTTGAAAACACAGTATAGAAAACTGGAAAGTCCAATTTTCGACTTTATAAAGCAGTGCCTGGAGAAGGACTACGACATGCGCCCATCTCTCCGCCAGCTTGCGCAGCATCCATGGATACGGG ATCGGGATCATCTCCCCCACTACAACATCGTCGAAGAGAAGACGCGCAG ggAGGCCAGAGAGCTAATCTACTTCCTAGAAAACCGTGTCCTCAAAACGGACGAGGACTACGAGCAGGACGAGATGAATAAGAGCTGGTGA
- a CDS encoding UDP-N-acetylglucosamine--dolichyl-phosphate N-acetylglucosaminephosphotransferase, putative: MKSKYTTAPKHNKGYIYRESIPEQFLFFFLIFYLLIVLYVLRNTPYKNIILLYIVPCVLLFKVSFICLPRFIHFLHEKGLYGIDLNKISKDKVAQPIGLFPSILYLIFTLFYQLLYYDDHKILLEYNAGLLSIIFITFLGFIDDILELKWRYKVVLPFFASLPLLLSYSGNTNIRIPSFLNFIFKERIIDIGFFYYLYIILLCVFCTNAINIYAGINGLEIGQSLIIAFFISIHNLIEIILNIGTGQSKGITEGAQILKQHFLSIIFILPFVSINLVTFSFNFYPSKGFVGNTLTYFCGIFLAVLSIFGHFSKTLILFLIPQFLNFFLSLPQLLNFVPCPRHRLPVVNPKTNKLTYSHNYTLINFILYLFGPLSEFHLVVLLLAFQFGTCSLGLFLRYFIDTT, encoded by the exons atgaagagcaaATATACAACAGCTCCTAAGCATAATAAGGGGTACATATATAGGGAAAGCATACCTGaacagtttttatttttttttcttattttttacctATTAATTGTACTGTACGTGCTAAGGAATACACCCTATAAGAATATAATCCTTCTGTACATTGTGCCGTGCGTGTTGCTCTTTAAAGTTTCCTTTATATGTCTGCCCAGGTTTATACACTTTTTGCATGAGAAGG GATTATATGGTATAGATTTGAACAAAATAAGCAAAGACAAAGTAGCACAACCAATTGGCCTATTTCCATCAATTTtgtatttaatttttacacttttctATCAGTTGTTATACTACGATGACCATAAAATT CTGCTAGAGTATAACGCCGGATTGTTgtccataatttttattacctTTTTG GGCTTCATAGATGACATTCTCGAATTGAAGTGGAGATACAAAGTGGTTCTCCCATTTTTCG cTAGCTTACCCCTGTTACTGTCTTACTCCGGAAATACGAACATTCGCATTCCcagttttttaaatttcataTTTAAGGAAAGGATTATAGACATTGGATTTTTCTACTATTTGTACATAATCCTGTTGTGTGTTTTTTGTACCAATGcgataaatatatatgcag gAATCAACGGATTGGAGATAGGCCAGAGCTTAATTAttgcctttttcatttcgatCCACAATTTGATA GAAATCATCCTAAACATAGGAACTGGACAAAGCAAAGGAATCACCGAGGGAGCACAAATCCTTAAGCAACATTTCTTGTCAATTATATTTATACTACCATTTGTATCCATAAACCTGgttaccttttcttttaatttttatccaTCCAAAGGATTTGTAGGCAACACATTAACCTATTTTTGTGGCATTTTTTTAGCAGTTCTTTCGATATTTGGTCATTTCTCCAAAACGttgatattatttttaattccacaatttttgaacttttttctttccctgcCACAATTACTTAACTTTGTCCCATGCCCAAGACACAGATTACCAGTTGTGAATCCCAAGACGAATAAATTAACATATTCTCACAATTATACTCTCataaatttcattttgtatttatttgGGCCTCTCTCCGAGTTTCACTTAGTGGTATTATTACTAGCCTTTCAGTTTGGGACATGTTCCCTTGGTTTGTTTCTGCGCTACTTTATCGACACCACGTAG